The following coding sequences lie in one Paroedura picta isolate Pp20150507F chromosome 10, Ppicta_v3.0, whole genome shotgun sequence genomic window:
- the LOC143819698 gene encoding uncharacterized protein LOC143819698 → MFFYVQVHGARLHCGFPCVLGLEPAGETQDLQYKLDRVTNWLQDLSGRLDPEEQRETQRLLREVHGGAREPSGRRSGGLPTLREREEAAMQAAMQAAVEAEAAALARAQREAEDGGREGAGGAGAAEGAGAAEGAGAADGAAAAAANVAGAAAAAANVAGAEAAAAAAAREAAAAAARAAEAARAAAEARAAAGVGRGIGRGARIPAPADWGQGRLPPHLRGVEMRSTYKFKAKFSGDPTTFPSFLVHLQAYMMDMGFTFHDDAERVRFVGEALEGKAAKWFMDLYRYNPRAICNYNHFLTSMRQMYVEPFERETAEKKLKALKQGKLSVAEYAREFKELSSSVPDWTEPQRVLAFVGGLSGDLSSKCLLLDDPLTVAGWVQLAGEMENRLERAAVFQGLEGKAGAKTSTPVKTKPKAKLEPTERTRRMEEGLCLGCGQAGHFLTQCPSKTVTGATATGSTPPKVSPAKKAVPKKSAKSLLVPVGAATAEEDSEEGSGQDGEDQAEEQSGNEDGLL, encoded by the coding sequence atgtttttttatgtccaggTCCATGGGGCGCGTCTTCACTGTGGCTTCCCGTGCGTGTTGGGGCTGGAGCCCGCTGGTGAGACGCAGGACCTGCAGTACAAATTGGACagggtgaccaattggctacaggacctctcgggtcggctggatccggaggagcaacgcgagacacaacgcctgctgcgggaggtgcacgGCGGTGCACGCGAGCCTAGTGGCCGGAGATCGGGAGGTCTGcccaccctgcgggaacgcgaggaggcggcgatgcAGGCAGCGATGCAGGCGGCAGTGGAGGCCGAGGCGGCAGCTTTGGCAAGAGCGCAAAGGGAGGCCGAAGACGGTGGTCGCGAGGGCGCAGGAGGCGCGGGTGCGGCGGAAGGAGCCGGGGCGGCCGAAGGCGCTggagcagcggacggagcggcggcggcagcagcgaacgttgcgggagcggcggcggcagcagcgaacGTTGCGGGAGCGGAGgccgcggcggcagcggcggcgcgagaggcagcggcagcggcagcgcgaGCCGCGGAGGCGGCGCGGGCCGCAGCAGaggcgagagcggcggcaggTGTGGgccgaggcatcggccgtggtgcgagaatcccggccccggcggattggggccagggaagactgcctcctcacctccgtggagtggaaatgcggagcacctacaaattcaaggctaaatttTCGGGGGACCCCACAACTTTTCCttcgtttctggtgcacctccaggcctacatgatggacatggggttcacttttcatgatgatgccgagcgcgtgcGCTTCGTAGGGGAGGCCCTGGAaggaaaggcagcaaaatggttcatggacttgtaccgttacaacccaagggCCATCTGCAATTACAATCATTTCCTGAcatccatgcgccagatgtacgtggaaccgttcgaaagggagacagcggagaagaagctcaaggccctgaagcaagggaaattgtcggtggccgagtatgccagggaattcaaagAGCTTTCCTCATCGGtaccggactggaccgagccccaacgtgtgctcgcgttcgtggggggtctctccggggacttgtccagcaagtgcctccttttggACGACCCCCTCACTGTGGCcggatgggtccagctggctggggagatggagaatcggCTGGAAAGGGCCGCGGTGTTCCAAGGGCttgaagggaaggcaggagcaaAAACCTCTACGCCCGTAAAAACCAAGCCGAAAGCGAAGttggagccgactgagcgcacccggcgcatggaggagggtctgtgcttgggttgtggtcaggctggtCACTTCCTCACACAATGCCCTTCGAAGACAGTGACTGGTGCAACAGCAACGGGCAGCACTCCGCCGAAGGTTTCACCCGCCAAGAAAGCcgtcccgaagaaaagtgccaagtctctgctggtacCGGTCGGCGCAGCAACCGCTGAGgaagactcggaggagggcagtggccaaGATGGCGAAGaccaagctgaggagcagtcgggaaacgaagacggtctgctgtaa